One segment of Hydrogenothermus marinus DNA contains the following:
- a CDS encoding PilW family protein, producing MKKGFSLIEILVAIVIILLVLGGAYITYITILKGFFKETTSIETQIETSVGTELLRLDIEHAGFGLGSYQPDLPIELNNSQFIVRTNLNSTNIIKDNSAKPVYWALLSCDYSGYSKDITEEGDIENIPSSENANYLYLSALDKKFISTSTNLACPQKDGYNITGKMLVIPYDSTATNGCDNQFCYKIIYKLSSTQNLNNCNPKTRNLLRAVGKSFGEPLLNCVSSIKYTFDIDTDENGTVDLPDSSFENLDINSDGKVDAQEVKNLLKKVNIYILIQEGKEDGSFNFTNYKTCSTAPTDSRLSDKCVEAGDQELPLPKNFEHYRWKVIKLSVKPMDL from the coding sequence ATGAAAAAGGGATTTTCTTTAATAGAAATATTAGTTGCTATAGTAATTATTCTTTTGGTATTAGGGGGAGCTTATATTACATATATTACTATTTTAAAAGGTTTTTTTAAAGAAACTACTTCTATTGAAACACAGATAGAAACATCTGTTGGAACTGAGCTTTTAAGATTAGATATAGAGCATGCTGGATTTGGACTTGGTAGTTATCAACCTGATTTACCTATAGAACTTAATAATAGTCAGTTTATAGTTAGAACTAATTTAAATAGTACGAATATAATAAAAGATAATTCAGCTAAACCTGTTTATTGGGCTTTATTAAGTTGTGATTATTCTGGATATTCTAAAGATATAACTGAAGAAGGAGATATAGAAAATATACCTTCTTCTGAAAATGCTAATTATTTATATTTATCTGCATTAGATAAAAAGTTTATAAGTACATCAACTAATTTAGCTTGTCCTCAAAAAGACGGATATAATATAACAGGTAAAATGCTGGTAATACCTTATGATTCTACAGCAACAAATGGATGTGACAATCAGTTTTGTTATAAAATAATTTATAAGTTAAGTTCCACACAAAATTTAAATAATTGCAACCCTAAAACAAGAAATCTATTAAGAGCTGTAGGTAAAAGCTTTGGAGAACCACTTCTAAACTGTGTATCATCAATAAAATATACATTTGATATAGATACAGATGAAAATGGAACTGTTGATCTCCCAGATTCTTCTTTTGAAAATTTAGATATAAATAGTGATGGTAAAGTAGATGCTCAAGAAGTAAAAAATTTATTAAAAAAAGTAAATATTTATATTCTTATTCAAGAAGGCAAAGAAGATGGTAGTTTTAATTTTACAAATTATAAAACCTGTAGTACTGCTCCTACTGATAGTAGATTATCTGATAAATGTGTAGAAGCAGGAGATCAAGAATTGCCTTTACCGAAAAATTTTGAACATTATAGATGGAAAGTTATTAAACTTTCAGTAAAACCTATGGATTTATAA
- the dxr gene encoding 1-deoxy-D-xylulose-5-phosphate reductoisomerase: MKNIAVLGCTGSVGSQTLDIVRRFKNKFNVVLLSASKISDKLIQCIEEFKPKYVHIANDENINLKNIKLLKGEEGIKFYSQLDIDLYINGISGIAGIYPTYYLLKNGKKLITANKESIICLGELLKERYKDIIPIDSEHSAIFQTLINLKKEEVEKIYLTSSGGPFLNYDKEKLKNVSIEEAINHPRWKMGKKISVDSATLMNKALEVIEAHYLFDFDYSKIDVVIHPQSIIHSIVELIDGTMFANMSPTDMRYPIAYALFYPERKNIGIKKLKLTEIGKLEFLNPDLEKFPLLKIALEYAKKGGAYPIVITAVDEFVVKKFLNGKISFTDIPFLIEKVLKKAKFSKPENLKDIFKIINETKKLLEE, from the coding sequence TTGAAAAATATAGCAGTTCTAGGTTGTACCGGTTCAGTAGGCAGTCAAACCTTAGATATTGTAAGAAGATTTAAAAATAAGTTTAATGTTGTTTTACTTTCAGCATCTAAAATATCTGATAAATTAATCCAGTGTATAGAAGAGTTTAAACCTAAGTACGTACATATTGCTAATGATGAAAATATAAACTTAAAAAATATAAAACTACTAAAAGGTGAAGAAGGAATAAAATTTTATTCACAGCTTGATATAGACTTATACATAAATGGAATATCAGGAATCGCAGGAATTTATCCAACTTACTATCTTTTAAAAAATGGTAAAAAGCTTATAACTGCAAACAAAGAATCAATAATATGTCTTGGAGAACTACTAAAAGAAAGATATAAGGATATTATTCCTATAGATAGTGAGCATTCTGCAATTTTTCAAACTTTAATAAACTTAAAAAAAGAAGAAGTTGAAAAAATATATTTAACATCTTCAGGAGGGCCATTTTTAAATTATGATAAAGAAAAACTAAAAAATGTTTCTATAGAAGAAGCTATTAATCACCCAAGATGGAAAATGGGTAAAAAAATCTCAGTAGATAGTGCCACATTAATGAATAAAGCCCTTGAGGTAATTGAAGCTCATTATCTATTTGATTTTGATTATTCAAAAATAGATGTTGTAATACATCCTCAAAGTATAATACATTCTATAGTTGAACTTATAGATGGTACTATGTTTGCAAATATGTCTCCAACAGATATGAGATATCCTATAGCTTATGCATTATTTTATCCGGAAAGAAAAAATATAGGTATAAAAAAATTAAAGCTTACAGAAATAGGTAAGTTAGAGTTCTTAAATCCAGATTTAGAGAAATTTCCACTTTTAAAAATAGCTCTTGAATATGCTAAAAAAGGTGGAGCTTATCCAATAGTAATTACTGCAGTTGATGAGTTTGTAGTAAAAAAATTTTTAAATGGAAAAATATCTTTTACAGATATTCCATTTTTAATTGAAAAAGTATTAAAAAAAGCTAAATTTTCTAAACCAGAAAATCTTAAAGATATATTTAAAATAATCAATGAAACAAAAAAATTATTGGAGGAATAA
- a CDS encoding type IV pilus modification PilV family protein, producing MDQVVKHYKGFTIIEALVSLVILAILLVGLLAGLNIAVKYNLINHARDEARLIAQECSENIRNIPFNNIIATTVNCNNNPTNVNSPCMNINKTTADKVQRKIRNLTLDYNVGWKITDETSNLKKIIVNVCWKLFGKNYKYTIETLVSND from the coding sequence ATGGATCAAGTTGTAAAGCATTATAAAGGTTTTACTATAATAGAAGCTTTAGTATCTTTAGTTATTTTAGCTATTTTATTAGTAGGTTTATTAGCAGGTTTAAACATAGCTGTTAAATATAATTTAATAAATCATGCAAGAGATGAAGCAAGGTTAATAGCTCAAGAATGCAGTGAAAATATTAGAAATATTCCTTTTAATAACATAATAGCAACTACTGTTAATTGTAATAATAATCCTACAAATGTAAATTCACCTTGTATGAATATAAATAAAACTACAGCAGATAAAGTACAAAGGAAAATTAGGAACCTAACTTTAGATTATAATGTAGGATGGAAAATAACAGATGAAACATCAAATTTAAAAAAGATAATTGTAAATGTTTGTTGGAAGCTTTTTGGTAAAAATTATAAATATACTATAGAAACCTTAGTTAGTAATGATTAA
- a CDS encoding molybdopterin-dependent oxidoreductase, which produces MSSRREFLKKGLLLAGAATVGNSLIEKAFANPSEISIENYPPLVKYPTKKPLILHADRPPILETPREYFDKVITPNDAFFVRWHLADIPTKVDTATWRLKITGNVNREVELSLDDLKTKFEPVSYYAVLQCSGNGRAFYQKQQTPTGTQWTYGSMGNALWTGVRLSDVLRYAGVKPDSIEVAFDGLDKAPYPKTPDVIRSLHIDKCLYENLILAYEMNGEPLPLLNGFPIRLVVPGWYATHWIKSVTTITVLNEKLKNFWMEKAYHIPDNACHCVEPGEKPKRKRVISFMDVKSIIAKPKNNTVLRRGEVVKISGVAFDGGAGIKTVLLSFDNGKTWKPANLEPELGRYSFRGWFYYFKANKTGNVKVLAKAINKDGIEQPYGSGWNPGGYMWNGLDSITIKIV; this is translated from the coding sequence ATGAGTTCAAGAAGAGAATTTTTAAAAAAAGGGTTGTTGCTGGCAGGTGCAGCAACAGTTGGGAATTCACTTATAGAAAAAGCTTTTGCTAATCCTTCTGAAATATCTATTGAAAACTATCCACCACTTGTAAAGTATCCAACAAAAAAACCTTTAATTTTGCATGCAGATAGACCTCCTATACTTGAAACTCCAAGAGAATACTTTGACAAAGTAATTACTCCAAATGATGCTTTTTTTGTAAGATGGCATTTAGCAGATATTCCTACAAAAGTTGATACAGCTACTTGGAGATTAAAAATTACAGGTAATGTAAATAGAGAGGTTGAGTTATCCTTAGATGATTTAAAAACAAAATTTGAACCAGTTTCTTATTATGCAGTTTTACAATGTTCAGGAAATGGAAGGGCATTTTATCAAAAACAGCAAACTCCTACAGGTACCCAGTGGACTTATGGAAGTATGGGAAATGCTTTATGGACAGGAGTAAGACTTTCAGATGTTTTAAGATATGCAGGAGTTAAACCAGATAGTATAGAAGTAGCTTTTGATGGACTTGATAAAGCACCATATCCTAAAACTCCTGATGTAATTAGAAGTCTTCATATTGATAAATGTTTATATGAAAATCTTATTCTTGCTTATGAAATGAATGGAGAACCTTTACCTTTATTAAATGGATTTCCAATTAGACTTGTAGTTCCAGGATGGTATGCTACCCATTGGATAAAATCTGTTACAACAATAACAGTTTTAAATGAAAAATTAAAAAATTTCTGGATGGAAAAAGCATATCATATCCCTGATAATGCTTGCCATTGTGTAGAGCCTGGAGAAAAACCTAAAAGAAAAAGAGTAATATCTTTTATGGATGTTAAATCAATAATTGCAAAACCAAAAAATAATACTGTTCTTAGAAGAGGAGAAGTTGTAAAAATTTCTGGTGTAGCTTTTGATGGTGGAGCAGGAATAAAAACTGTACTTTTATCTTTTGATAATGGAAAAACATGGAAACCAGCAAATCTTGAACCAGAACTTGGAAGATACTCATTTAGAGGTTGGTTCTATTACTTTAAAGCAAATAAAACTGGAAATGTAAAAGTATTAGCTAAAGCAATAAATAAAGATGGAATTGAACAACCTTATGGCTCAGGTTGGAACCCTGGTGGTTATATGTGGAATGGTCTTGATAGCATTACAATAAAAATAGTTTAA
- a CDS encoding pilus assembly FimT family protein, with protein sequence MVRKIKAFTLLELLVVIAIMAIILGIAIPNFFKWKKQKSIESDTKQIYAFIQKARAKAFTEKEDLTIQATGNKICLYQGNTQIECKDLENKFSGTINIYKRGYFSKSNIHIQDSSTITANYDCIAVSTLRVKLGKWDGSSCKAL encoded by the coding sequence ATGGTTAGAAAAATAAAAGCCTTTACATTACTTGAGCTTTTAGTAGTTATTGCTATAATGGCTATAATTTTAGGAATAGCTATTCCTAATTTTTTTAAGTGGAAGAAGCAAAAATCTATAGAAAGCGATACAAAGCAGATTTATGCCTTTATACAAAAAGCAAGAGCTAAAGCTTTTACAGAAAAAGAGGATTTAACTATTCAAGCTACAGGTAATAAAATTTGTTTATACCAAGGAAATACTCAAATAGAATGCAAAGACTTAGAAAATAAATTCAGTGGAACTATAAACATTTATAAAAGAGGATATTTTTCAAAAAGTAATATTCATATCCAAGATAGTAGTACAATTACTGCAAATTATGATTGTATAGCAGTATCTACATTAAGAGTAAAATTAGGAAAATGGGATGGATCAAGTTGTAAAGCATTATAA
- a CDS encoding nitroreductase family protein produces MALNLYGSPDSTKRKIFAVKNASLYAMSIMLAAKGLGLETHPMDGMDEECIKKRV; encoded by the coding sequence ATGGCTTTAAATCTTTATGGTTCACCAGATAGTACTAAAAGAAAAATTTTTGCTGTAAAAAATGCCTCTTTATATGCAATGAGTATCATGTTAGCTGCAAAAGGATTAGGTTTAGAAACTCATCCTATGGATGGTATGGATGAAGAATGTATAAAAAAAAGAGTTTAA
- a CDS encoding c-type cytochrome, translating to MKKLAIFLVSIFVINASFAEVKEIKLPYFNWKMKDAPGKDVFERNCLMCHSPGYIFDQSEGKSGKHLWEHVVHSMINDFKAPISEHDAKIIIKYLKENYSNTKKRILN from the coding sequence ATGAAAAAATTAGCAATATTTTTAGTTTCTATCTTTGTTATAAATGCATCCTTTGCAGAAGTAAAAGAAATAAAGCTGCCTTACTTTAACTGGAAAATGAAAGATGCTCCTGGAAAAGATGTTTTTGAGAGAAACTGCTTAATGTGCCACTCTCCTGGATATATATTTGATCAATCAGAAGGTAAATCAGGTAAACATTTATGGGAACATGTTGTTCATTCTATGATAAATGATTTTAAAGCACCAATTTCAGAACATGATGCAAAAATAATCATAAAATATTTAAAAGAAAATTACTCAAATACAAAAAAAAGGATACTAAACTAA
- a CDS encoding pilus assembly protein, with translation MKKLILLPIIIFSLVKAQTSCNIPPFLTTTVPPNILFVIDKSGSMSWDAYGDSYDSSITYEGYFIPNKFYKYNNGIWEETSASSEIGCKIRRKKGICSGNRLNWYYMSRMDLLRWATTGGKPIDCPDYDYTDQNCDPDLACTGSYCILKSTNGAKVKVPKSRLNGIVQQLEKGDIKPRLGALFFSSNIMQAKVYIGDYPYTSGNNAGNADPDHPYTYFKRFINALVPYGGTGTSIAMWEAYDYFKQSDDHNFTNQFKLEKGTYKDPMYFCDYQGKNCQPAPCAKNFIILASDGQWNRGPTGASCSIDSGSEDNSADPVVPAYWLHTKLGRTLLGNDINISAVYSLGLFLGGRGEQSLKNIAMYGSFDTSYGDWPSGTDGSHWDGDGRQYPWDTCYMDDCGNGKGSACTPLPTGDSHPDWDKNGDGLPDTFLNAKNATQIKDSLLAFIRDILKRTSSASSVSILSKRNTSGNTVLQAVFYPQKSFPNGNNIDWVGYLYNYWFYYSLTDQSIREDTNLNYSLDLNQDYKLDFIVDTSGNLKINAYDNSDTLQATYNSLDEVKSLWEAGEKLKDTSPNNRVIYTVSSSDSLIEFTTSNASQFSSFLGNTSTFPSCLNSDIDNLINYIRGEHINGCRDRRADAAGNTWKLGDIIYSTPTIVNYDNYSVAFVGANDGMLHAFKVGYIKTDSFSSDSVAQLCDSKTGNCSHSELGKELWAFIPKNALPYLRYLADPNYIHQYIVDLQPYIIRVDTNGDGITDKKILIGGMRLGGGCGCSGADCENPPSDTSPIGYSSYFALDITDPTNPQFLWEFTDSSLGFSFSGPAHITYNGKHFIMFLSGPTTKCGDSNQDLKIFILSMDNNFKIASTTILDGTNRSALSSFKNSFGGRLFTEGVDYNEDGNTDIVFFGVNKKAGSVWKGNVIGVKITSGNPSDWEVVKVFNSAILPITAKVEYMKCFGMNYIYFGTGRWFFKDDEKDGTANKLYGIRIDECLAGGNCNINAAHTSSNSCDNLSDSNAKDSWYIDLESATTDYYKERLISDPAITNYNVVYFATTEPTGSICGFGGRSRLWGLNCATGGDIFSNSCPGYELNIPENAAILLQLSRGNIEVINKSSFTQSGNKTTKWFTGTTPEAPPTVPGGNSLQSRMILWLEK, from the coding sequence ATGAAGAAATTAATATTATTACCAATAATAATTTTTTCATTAGTAAAAGCTCAAACTTCATGTAATATACCACCATTTCTCACAACAACAGTTCCACCTAATATTCTATTTGTAATTGATAAAAGTGGAAGTATGAGTTGGGATGCATATGGAGATTCTTATGATTCTAGTATCACCTATGAGGGTTACTTTATACCAAATAAGTTTTATAAGTATAATAATGGTATATGGGAAGAAACTTCAGCAAGTAGCGAAATTGGATGTAAGATTAGAAGAAAAAAAGGTATATGTTCTGGAAATAGATTAAACTGGTATTACATGTCAAGAATGGATTTATTAAGATGGGCGACAACTGGTGGTAAACCTATAGATTGTCCAGACTATGATTATACAGATCAAAATTGTGATCCTGATTTAGCATGTACGGGAAGTTATTGTATATTAAAATCTACAAATGGAGCTAAAGTTAAAGTTCCAAAATCAAGGTTAAATGGAATTGTACAACAGCTTGAAAAAGGGGATATAAAACCTCGTTTAGGAGCTCTATTTTTCAGTAGTAATATAATGCAAGCAAAAGTTTATATTGGAGATTATCCATATACTAGTGGAAATAATGCTGGTAATGCTGATCCTGATCATCCTTATACATATTTTAAAAGATTTATAAATGCACTGGTACCGTATGGTGGAACCGGGACATCTATAGCAATGTGGGAAGCTTATGATTATTTTAAACAAAGTGATGATCATAATTTTACTAACCAATTTAAATTAGAAAAAGGTACATATAAAGACCCTATGTATTTTTGTGATTATCAGGGGAAGAACTGTCAACCTGCACCTTGTGCTAAAAACTTTATAATATTAGCTTCAGATGGACAATGGAATAGAGGACCTACAGGAGCTTCTTGCTCAATAGATTCTGGCTCTGAAGATAATTCAGCAGATCCTGTTGTTCCTGCATATTGGTTGCATACCAAGTTAGGAAGAACATTGTTAGGTAATGATATAAATATTTCTGCAGTTTATTCACTTGGGTTATTTTTAGGTGGAAGAGGTGAACAATCCCTAAAAAATATAGCAATGTATGGTTCTTTTGATACCTCTTATGGAGATTGGCCTTCTGGAACAGATGGTAGCCATTGGGATGGAGATGGAAGACAATATCCATGGGATACCTGTTATATGGATGATTGTGGAAATGGTAAAGGAAGTGCTTGTACACCTCTTCCAACAGGAGACTCTCATCCAGATTGGGATAAAAATGGAGATGGACTTCCTGATACATTCTTAAATGCTAAAAATGCTACTCAAATTAAAGATAGTCTCTTAGCATTTATAAGGGACATACTAAAAAGGACTTCTTCTGCAAGTTCTGTATCTATTTTATCTAAAAGAAATACTTCAGGAAATACAGTATTGCAAGCTGTATTTTATCCTCAAAAATCTTTTCCAAATGGAAATAATATAGATTGGGTTGGATACCTTTATAATTATTGGTTTTATTACTCTTTAACTGATCAAAGTATAAGAGAAGATACAAATCTAAACTATTCCTTAGATTTAAATCAAGACTACAAATTAGACTTTATAGTAGATACAAGCGGAAATTTAAAAATCAATGCTTATGATAATAGTGATACTCTACAAGCTACTTATAATTCCTTAGATGAAGTAAAATCGTTATGGGAAGCAGGAGAAAAATTAAAAGATACAAGCCCAAATAATAGAGTTATATACACAGTTAGTTCCTCTGATTCGTTAATAGAATTCACAACTTCTAACGCTTCTCAATTTAGTAGCTTTTTAGGAAATACTTCTACATTTCCAAGCTGTTTAAATAGTGATATTGATAATTTAATTAATTATATACGTGGAGAACATATTAATGGATGTAGAGATAGAAGAGCAGATGCTGCAGGTAATACTTGGAAATTAGGAGATATTATCTATTCTACACCTACAATTGTAAATTATGACAACTACTCAGTTGCTTTTGTTGGAGCAAATGATGGAATGCTTCATGCTTTTAAAGTAGGGTATATAAAAACTGATAGTTTTAGCAGTGATAGCGTAGCTCAATTATGTGATAGTAAAACAGGAAATTGTAGCCATAGTGAATTAGGTAAAGAACTTTGGGCATTTATTCCTAAAAATGCTTTACCTTATCTAAGGTACCTTGCAGATCCAAATTATATTCATCAGTATATAGTAGATTTGCAGCCTTATATAATAAGGGTAGATACAAATGGAGATGGTATTACAGATAAAAAAATCTTAATAGGTGGAATGAGGCTTGGTGGAGGTTGTGGATGCAGTGGTGCAGACTGTGAAAATCCTCCTTCAGATACATCTCCTATAGGTTATTCCTCTTATTTTGCTTTAGATATTACAGATCCTACTAATCCTCAGTTTTTATGGGAGTTTACAGATTCAAGTCTTGGATTTTCTTTCTCAGGTCCTGCACATATAACATATAATGGAAAACATTTCATAATGTTTTTATCTGGCCCAACTACTAAATGTGGAGATTCAAACCAAGATTTAAAAATATTTATTTTAAGTATGGATAATAATTTCAAAATTGCATCTACTACAATACTAGATGGGACAAATAGATCTGCTTTATCAAGCTTCAAAAATTCTTTTGGAGGTAGACTTTTTACAGAAGGAGTAGATTATAATGAAGATGGAAATACCGATATAGTTTTTTTCGGAGTTAATAAAAAAGCTGGTTCAGTTTGGAAAGGGAATGTAATTGGTGTAAAAATTACATCAGGAAATCCTTCTGATTGGGAAGTAGTAAAAGTATTTAACTCTGCGATTCTTCCTATTACTGCAAAAGTAGAGTATATGAAATGTTTTGGTATGAATTATATATACTTTGGAACTGGAAGATGGTTCTTCAAAGATGATGAAAAAGATGGTACAGCAAATAAATTATATGGAATAAGAATTGATGAATGTTTAGCTGGAGGAAATTGCAATATAAATGCAGCCCATACTAGTAGCAATTCTTGTGATAATTTATCAGATAGTAATGCTAAAGATAGTTGGTATATAGACTTAGAATCTGCTACTACCGATTACTATAAAGAAAGATTAATATCAGATCCAGCAATAACAAATTATAATGTAGTTTATTTTGCCACTACAGAGCCAACAGGAAGTATTTGCGGATTTGGAGGAAGGTCAAGACTTTGGGGATTAAACTGTGCAACAGGAGGAGATATATTTAGTAATTCATGTCCAGGATATGAATTAAATATACCAGAAAATGCAGCTATACTTTTACAATTATCCAGAGGTAATATTGAAGTTATTAATAAAAGTAGTTTTACTCAAAGTGGAAATAAAACTACTAAATGGTTTACAGGAACAACACCTGAAGCTCCACCGACTGTACCAGGTGGCAATAGTTTACAAAGTAGGATGATACTATGGTTAGAAAAATAA
- the rseP gene encoding RIP metalloprotease RseP: protein MATAIGFLILLGVLITIHEFGHFIFAKMFGVKVEVFSIGFGKPIFSWKGKETTYQVAILPLGGYVKMYGEDSMTEPIQGESEKDKIDPRSFSAKPRWQKILIALAGPLFNIIFALFAFALAYMIGIQQPAYMEKPVVVGYVEKESFAEKAGIKPMDKIIAVDGEPVENWKDFLIKIGLKAGKKANLTVLRNGKKINITVQVPENINKDRIGIAPVIPVKIGKILEGSPAEKAGLKEGDIILAVNGKPVKTWYQFVEIISKIKEQKPIKLLVKRDGKIISIDVIPQYNSQLKKYIIGISPALETKLVKYPFTEAIEKAFEKSADLTVALWKVIKGLVTGEVSIKTLGGPIAIAQFSGQALESGISTFLFAMAFISLQLGYLNLLPIPVLDGGLIAILLIESIIRKPLPEKAKEYLAYIGFAILGTLMIFVIFNDILRVLQ from the coding sequence ATGGCAACAGCAATTGGATTTTTAATATTACTTGGAGTTTTAATCACTATCCATGAATTTGGACATTTTATCTTTGCAAAAATGTTTGGAGTTAAAGTAGAAGTATTTTCTATAGGATTTGGTAAACCAATATTTAGTTGGAAAGGAAAAGAAACTACATATCAAGTAGCAATTCTTCCTCTTGGTGGCTATGTAAAAATGTATGGCGAAGATAGCATGACAGAACCTATACAAGGAGAGTCAGAAAAAGATAAAATAGATCCTCGCTCATTTTCAGCAAAACCAAGATGGCAAAAAATATTAATAGCTTTAGCAGGACCTCTTTTTAATATTATTTTTGCCTTATTTGCTTTTGCTCTTGCTTATATGATAGGAATTCAACAACCAGCCTACATGGAAAAACCAGTTGTTGTTGGATATGTAGAAAAAGAAAGTTTTGCAGAAAAAGCAGGTATAAAACCTATGGATAAAATAATTGCTGTAGACGGTGAACCTGTAGAAAATTGGAAAGACTTTTTAATAAAAATAGGCTTAAAAGCAGGTAAAAAAGCAAACTTAACAGTGTTAAGAAATGGGAAAAAAATAAATATTACTGTTCAAGTACCAGAAAATATAAATAAAGATAGAATAGGAATTGCACCAGTTATTCCTGTGAAAATAGGGAAAATTTTAGAAGGTTCCCCTGCAGAAAAAGCCGGCTTAAAAGAAGGAGATATTATACTTGCTGTAAATGGCAAACCTGTAAAAACTTGGTATCAGTTTGTAGAGATAATTTCTAAAATTAAAGAACAAAAACCAATAAAATTATTAGTAAAAAGAGATGGAAAAATTATTTCAATAGATGTAATACCTCAATATAACTCTCAGTTAAAAAAATATATTATTGGAATATCACCTGCTTTAGAAACAAAACTTGTAAAATATCCATTTACTGAAGCTATAGAAAAAGCTTTTGAAAAATCAGCAGATCTTACAGTTGCTTTATGGAAAGTTATAAAAGGATTGGTAACAGGGGAAGTGTCAATAAAAACTCTTGGAGGACCTATTGCTATTGCTCAGTTTTCAGGACAAGCCCTTGAATCAGGTATATCTACATTTTTATTTGCAATGGCATTTATATCTTTACAACTTGGTTATTTAAATTTACTTCCTATACCAGTTTTAGATGGTGGACTTATAGCTATTCTTTTAATTGAAAGTATAATAAGAAAACCTTTACCAGAAAAAGCTAAAGAATATTTAGCTTATATTGGATTTGCAATTCTTGGTACTCTAATGATATTTGTCATTTTTAATGATATATTAAGAGTATTACAATAA
- a CDS encoding thioredoxin family protein, protein MISENIKQKLKERFKELIDEVELVLLKKEENQLTQQIKELLEEISSLSEKISFKEEEKECLLNPCIIIKTKEKDFGIRYIGLPAGGEFQNFIDTIFMVSTNNYSLSERTLNIIEMVDKKVEIKVFITKSCGWCPLALKKLYSFALVNDNIFVYGIDCHDFPDFAIKYNVSTVPKIVINDKVEFVGYKEENDILGYIISAVGN, encoded by the coding sequence GTGATTTCGGAAAATATTAAACAAAAATTAAAAGAAAGATTTAAAGAGCTTATAGATGAAGTAGAACTTGTACTTTTGAAAAAAGAAGAAAATCAATTAACTCAGCAAATAAAAGAACTGCTTGAAGAAATATCTTCTTTAAGTGAAAAAATAAGTTTTAAAGAAGAAGAAAAAGAATGTCTTTTAAATCCTTGTATTATTATAAAAACAAAAGAAAAAGATTTTGGTATAAGATATATAGGCCTTCCAGCAGGTGGTGAATTTCAAAACTTTATAGATACTATTTTTATGGTATCAACAAATAATTATAGCCTTTCAGAAAGGACACTAAATATTATAGAAATGGTTGATAAAAAAGTAGAAATAAAAGTTTTCATAACAAAAAGCTGTGGTTGGTGCCCTCTTGCTTTGAAAAAACTATATAGCTTTGCTTTAGTAAATGATAATATTTTTGTTTATGGAATAGATTGTCACGATTTTCCAGATTTTGCAATAAAATATAATGTTTCAACTGTTCCAAAAATTGTTATAAACGATAAAGTTGAATTTGTAGGATATAAAGAAGAAAATGATATATTAGGTTATATTATCTCAGCAGTAGGAAATTAA
- a CDS encoding nitroreductase family protein has protein sequence MDIIQAFKERRSINFFQPNKEIPEEKLKQLLEIANLSPSSFNLQPW, from the coding sequence ATGGATATTATTCAGGCATTTAAAGAAAGAAGATCTATAAATTTTTTTCAACCAAATAAAGAAATTCCAGAAGAAAAATTAAAACAGCTTCTTGAGATAGCAAATTTATCTCCATCATCTTTTAACTTACAACCATGGTAG